In Rosa chinensis cultivar Old Blush chromosome 1, RchiOBHm-V2, whole genome shotgun sequence, a genomic segment contains:
- the LOC121051066 gene encoding uncharacterized protein LOC121051066: protein MDSIATPEYEVPIKDTNRMESKLELIVKNLRREDLKITLWGNTTRKLNLQSIEASGSAILIVITSLRVTKFQQQIQASTTNHSCILINQQIHQTQEYQAEFSKTGDKVKTVPGPGKRLKPKQLKKKHNEDSVRTECIGSRFIYDMKKHFLFLLISSTIQILIYALYCAMILSIVPLLSVDFQCTMGGGTNLAPPIINS, encoded by the exons ATGGACTCTATAG CCACTCCAGAATATGAAGTCCCTATAAAGGACACAAACAGGATGGAGTCAAAGCTTGAACTCATTGTAAAAAACCTGAG GAGGGAAGATCTCAAAATCACCCTATGGGGCAACACTACAAGGAAACTCAATTTGCAAAGTATTGAAGCATCAGGTTCAGCAATACTTATTGTGATCACAAGTTTAAGAGTGACGAAATTTCAAC AACAAATTCAAGCATCAACTACAAATCACTCTTGCATACTCATAAATCAACAGATTCATCAGACACAGGAATACCAAGCTGA ATTCTCCAAGACAGGAGACAAAGTAAAGACAGTTCCTGGTCCAGGCAAGCGACTCAaaccaaaacaattaaaaaaaaaacacaacgaAGACAGTGTCAGAACTGAATGCATTGGATCCAGATTTATATACGATATGaaaaaacatttttt ATTTCTCCTCATATCATCAACCATACAAATTCTAATCTACGCCTTATATTGCGCAATGATATTGTCTATTGTACCACTTCTATCCGTAGATTTCCAATGCACAATGGGTGGTGGTACAAATCTTGCGCCACCTATCATAAACAGttga